From Ramlibacter tataouinensis, the proteins below share one genomic window:
- a CDS encoding DUF1801 domain-containing protein gives MKKPDSSAGQPASALIDQRIAELADWRGDTLRRMRMLIKEAVPDVVEEWKWMGTPVWSQGGIICTGESYKAIVKLTFAKGASLEDPARLFNASLDGNVRRAIDIHEGEEVDAGAFKALVLAAVALNAAGAKAKPKRAK, from the coding sequence ATGAAGAAGCCGGATTCGAGCGCGGGCCAACCGGCCTCCGCGCTGATCGACCAGAGAATCGCCGAACTCGCGGACTGGCGCGGCGACACCCTGCGCAGGATGCGCATGCTGATCAAGGAGGCCGTGCCGGATGTCGTCGAGGAGTGGAAGTGGATGGGCACGCCCGTGTGGTCGCAGGGCGGCATCATCTGCACCGGCGAGTCCTACAAGGCGATCGTGAAACTGACCTTCGCCAAGGGGGCTTCGCTGGAGGATCCGGCCCGGCTCTTCAACGCGAGCCTCGATGGCAACGTCAGGCGCGCGATCGACATCCACGAGGGGGAAGAGGTCGACGCGGGCGCGTTCAAGGCGCTCGTCCTCGCTGCGGTGGCCCTGAATGCCGCCGGCGCCAAGGCCAAGCCGAAGCGAGCGAAGTAG
- a CDS encoding NAD(P)/FAD-dependent oxidoreductase, whose translation MTSSTRFRAAVIGGGPAGLMAAEMLAREGVVVDLFDAMPSVGRKFLLAGRGGLNLTHSEAPGPFLTRYGDRSAALRAAISAFGGEEVRRWAAGLGIETFVGTSGRVFPTGMKAAPLLRAWLQRLGAAGVRLHTRHRWAGWDPATGELVFDTPTGRIAHGADASVLALGGASWPRLGSDGAWVPLLAARGVPIAPLQAANCGFDVAPTRADAAGWSDHLRTRHAGQPVKPVAARLPAQAPEDSQQGEFVLTDTGIEGSLVYAFSARLRDEIARQGRASWVIDLLPQHSAAQVLAETRRPRGARSLSTHLKSRLGIAGLKMDLLHELLSPQQLHDPEQLAAALKALPLTLVRPRPVKEAISTAGGVRLDALDANGMLRDLPGVFCAGEMLDWEAPTGGYLLTACLATGRVAGQGAARWLQSRGRG comes from the coding sequence GTGACTTCTTCCACTCGCTTTCGCGCCGCCGTCATCGGCGGCGGACCGGCCGGCTTGATGGCGGCCGAGATGCTGGCCCGGGAGGGCGTGGTGGTCGACTTGTTCGACGCCATGCCCTCCGTCGGCCGCAAGTTCCTGCTGGCCGGACGCGGTGGCCTCAATCTCACCCACTCGGAAGCGCCCGGACCCTTCCTCACGCGCTACGGAGACCGCAGCGCTGCACTGCGAGCGGCCATCTCGGCCTTCGGCGGCGAGGAGGTGCGGCGCTGGGCGGCCGGCCTCGGCATCGAGACCTTCGTGGGGACCTCCGGGCGCGTGTTCCCGACCGGCATGAAGGCCGCGCCGCTGCTGCGCGCCTGGCTGCAGCGCCTGGGCGCTGCCGGGGTGCGGCTGCACACCCGGCACCGCTGGGCGGGATGGGATCCTGCGACGGGTGAGCTCGTTTTCGATACGCCGACGGGGCGGATCGCCCACGGCGCGGACGCAAGCGTCCTGGCCTTGGGTGGCGCGAGCTGGCCGCGCCTGGGCTCCGATGGCGCATGGGTGCCGCTGCTGGCCGCCCGCGGCGTGCCCATCGCGCCGCTGCAAGCGGCCAACTGCGGCTTCGACGTGGCGCCCACTCGCGCAGACGCTGCGGGGTGGAGCGATCATCTGCGCACGCGCCATGCGGGCCAGCCCGTCAAGCCCGTGGCCGCACGCTTGCCCGCGCAGGCGCCGGAGGACAGCCAGCAGGGCGAGTTCGTGTTGACGGACACCGGCATCGAAGGCAGCCTGGTGTATGCGTTTTCGGCGCGGCTGCGCGACGAGATCGCCAGGCAGGGCCGCGCCAGCTGGGTCATCGACCTGCTGCCGCAACACAGTGCGGCGCAAGTGCTGGCCGAGACCCGCCGCCCGCGCGGCGCGCGCAGCCTGTCCACGCACCTCAAGAGCCGGCTCGGCATTGCCGGGCTCAAGATGGACCTGCTGCACGAGCTGCTGTCGCCGCAGCAACTGCACGATCCGGAGCAGCTGGCGGCGGCCCTGAAGGCGCTGCCACTGACACTCGTTCGTCCGCGCCCCGTGAAGGAAGCGATCAGCACGGCAGGTGGCGTGCGCCTGGACGCGCTGGACGCGAATGGCATGCTGCGCGACCTTCCCGGCGTGTTCTGCGCGGGCGAGATGCTCGATTGGGAGGCGCCGACGGGCGGCTACCTGCTCACCGCCTGCCTGGCCACGGGCCGGGTCGCCGGGCAGGGCGCAGCGCGGTGGCTGCAATCGCGCGGCCGCGGGTGA
- a CDS encoding class I SAM-dependent methyltransferase, whose product MRILAPLALVLAGLAACATGPSAPDPGRYAAIVAAPDRSAADRTNDVRRKPAEMLAFLGVRPGMVALDLSAARGYTSELLARSVAPDGKVYAQNRPPAAARTPPPQAEGASAPAPATAPPPMPTLPERLRNPALASVLVPVTRPFEDPVPPEAEGRLDLVTLMFNYHDFGHLGVDRAQLNRAVFRALKPGGQYVIADHSGRAGTGISESGTLHRVEEAFVVREVEAAGFRLAARGDFLRNPADPRDRNTPEPPMPKDEFVLRFIKPN is encoded by the coding sequence ATGCGCATCCTCGCACCCCTCGCCCTGGTCCTTGCCGGCCTGGCCGCCTGCGCCACCGGACCGTCCGCTCCCGATCCTGGACGCTACGCCGCGATCGTCGCCGCGCCGGATCGCAGCGCGGCCGATCGCACCAATGACGTTCGACGCAAGCCCGCCGAGATGCTCGCCTTCCTCGGCGTGCGCCCCGGCATGGTGGCCCTGGACCTGAGCGCCGCGCGCGGGTACACCAGTGAACTGCTGGCCCGTTCGGTGGCGCCGGATGGCAAGGTGTACGCCCAGAACCGCCCTCCCGCCGCCGCGCGCACACCGCCGCCGCAAGCCGAGGGCGCTTCAGCGCCGGCGCCGGCCACGGCCCCACCTCCGATGCCCACGCTGCCCGAGCGGCTGCGGAACCCGGCGCTCGCGAGCGTGCTGGTGCCCGTGACGCGGCCCTTCGAGGACCCGGTGCCCCCGGAAGCGGAGGGGCGCCTGGACCTCGTGACACTGATGTTCAACTACCACGACTTCGGCCACCTCGGTGTGGACCGGGCGCAGCTGAACCGGGCCGTGTTCCGCGCACTCAAGCCGGGCGGCCAGTACGTGATCGCGGATCACTCCGGCCGCGCCGGCACCGGCATCTCCGAGTCGGGCACCTTGCACCGCGTCGAGGAGGCCTTCGTCGTGCGCGAAGTGGAGGCGGCGGGGTTCCGCCTTGCCGCACGCGGCGACTTCCTGCGCAACCCCGCCGACCCGCGCGACCGCAATACGCCCGAGCCGCCGATGCCCAAGGACGAGTTCGTGCTTCGCTTCATCAAGCCGAACTGA
- a CDS encoding DUF899 domain-containing protein, producing the protein MTHLTAQGTTAATGHHAVVSDERWIEERKKLLAREKELTHLRDELADARRALPWRRITRDYMFDAPEGRRSLASLFEGRRQLIVQHFMFGPGWEQGCPSCSFMADHTDGLNIHLAHRDITFVAISRAPLADIQRFRRRMGWQFYWVSSHGSDFNRDFCVSFTPEELASGEVYYNYGKGPFPAEEAPGVSVFYRDDAGEVFHTYSTFGRGVEVMMGAYMLMDLTPKGRDERDTPYKMEWVRHHDRYAPEPATAAAAAAAGCCHAES; encoded by the coding sequence ATGACCCATCTCACTGCACAAGGCACCACCGCCGCCACCGGCCACCACGCTGTCGTCTCCGACGAACGGTGGATCGAGGAGCGCAAGAAACTGCTGGCCCGCGAGAAGGAACTCACGCACCTGCGCGACGAACTGGCTGACGCGCGCCGCGCCTTGCCCTGGCGGCGCATCACCAGGGACTACATGTTCGACGCGCCCGAGGGCCGGCGCAGCCTGGCGTCGCTGTTCGAAGGCCGCCGCCAGCTGATCGTGCAGCACTTCATGTTCGGGCCGGGCTGGGAGCAGGGCTGTCCCAGCTGCTCGTTCATGGCGGACCACACCGACGGCCTGAACATTCACCTGGCCCACCGCGACATCACCTTCGTGGCGATCTCGCGCGCGCCGCTGGCCGACATCCAGCGCTTCCGCCGGCGCATGGGCTGGCAGTTCTACTGGGTCTCTTCGCACGGCAGCGATTTCAACCGCGATTTCTGCGTGAGCTTCACGCCCGAAGAGCTGGCCAGCGGCGAGGTCTACTACAACTACGGCAAGGGACCGTTCCCGGCGGAGGAGGCGCCCGGCGTCAGCGTGTTCTACCGGGACGACGCGGGCGAGGTGTTCCACACCTACTCCACGTTCGGCCGCGGCGTGGAAGTGATGATGGGCGCCTACATGCTGATGGACCTGACGCCCAAGGGGCGCGACGAGCGCGACACGCCCTACAAGATGGAATGGGTGCGGCACCACGACCGCTATGCGCCCGAGCCGGCGACCGCCGCCGCCGCGGCCGCCGCCGGGTGCTGCCACGCCGAGTCCTGA
- a CDS encoding NADP-dependent malic enzyme, with the protein MQDKMSTAELREAALEYHSTPGKGKISVTPIKPLSNQRDLSLAYSPGVAYPCLDIRDNPALAAEYTARANLVGVVTNGTAVLGLGDIGPLAGKPVMEGKACLFKKFAGLDVFDIELAERDPDKLVDIIAALEPTLGGINLEDIKAPECFYIERKLRERVNIPVFHDDQHGTAIIASAALINGLELVGKRLGEIKLVSSGAGAAAIACLDLMVHLGVSPKNIYVVDSKGVVYQGRAGGMDESKARYAQDTSARTLGDVCEKADVFLGCSTAGVLTQDMVRSMADRPIILALANPEPEIRPELAREARPDCIVATGRSDYPNQVNNVLCFPYIFRGALDCGATKITEDMKLACVREIADLAKADISEEVSNAYAGRELSFGADYIIPTPFDSRLILRIAPAVAKAAVASGVATRPIADYEAYRQNLTRFVYQTGMIMRPVFVAARAASKRRVVFAEGEDERVLRATQLSLDERIATPILIGRPAVIETRIAKAGLHMRLGTDVECVNPESDVRFRQYWEAYHRLMGRNGVTPEAAKAAVRRSNTLIGCLALHLGDADAMLCGMVGRFDHHLSHVQDVVGRVPGAPGFATLNGLMLPNRTLFIADTYVNEDPDAELLAHTALMAATEVQRFGLPPKVAFLSHSNYGSSTRGSALKMRQARNIFRQLAPQIECDGEMQGDAALSESLRQATLMETTLSGEANLLVCPDLDSANILFNVLKMCGGQGITIGPMLLGVRSPVHVLTPSATVRRILNMTALVAASAARGG; encoded by the coding sequence ATGCAGGACAAGATGTCAACGGCCGAGTTGCGCGAAGCCGCGCTGGAGTACCACAGCACGCCGGGCAAGGGAAAGATCTCCGTCACGCCGATCAAGCCCCTGTCGAACCAGCGTGACCTGTCGCTGGCTTACTCCCCCGGCGTCGCCTATCCCTGCCTGGACATCAGGGACAACCCGGCGCTGGCCGCCGAGTACACGGCGCGGGCCAACCTGGTGGGCGTGGTCACCAACGGGACGGCCGTCCTCGGCCTGGGTGACATCGGACCGCTCGCCGGCAAGCCGGTGATGGAGGGCAAGGCCTGCCTGTTCAAGAAGTTCGCCGGCCTGGACGTCTTCGACATCGAGCTCGCCGAGCGCGACCCCGACAAGCTCGTCGACATCATCGCGGCGCTGGAGCCCACGCTCGGCGGCATCAACCTCGAGGACATCAAGGCGCCCGAATGCTTCTACATCGAGCGGAAGCTGCGCGAGCGGGTCAACATCCCGGTGTTCCACGACGACCAGCACGGCACCGCGATCATCGCCAGCGCGGCCCTGATCAACGGCCTGGAACTGGTCGGCAAGCGCCTCGGCGAGATCAAGCTGGTGTCCTCGGGTGCCGGCGCCGCGGCCATCGCCTGCCTGGACCTGATGGTGCACCTCGGCGTGTCTCCGAAAAACATCTACGTCGTCGACTCCAAGGGCGTGGTCTACCAGGGGCGGGCCGGTGGCATGGACGAATCCAAGGCCCGCTATGCGCAGGACACCAGCGCCAGGACGCTGGGCGACGTGTGCGAGAAGGCCGATGTCTTCCTGGGCTGCTCCACCGCCGGCGTGCTCACGCAGGACATGGTGCGCTCCATGGCCGACCGGCCCATCATCCTGGCGCTGGCCAACCCTGAGCCGGAGATCCGTCCCGAACTGGCCCGGGAGGCGCGCCCGGACTGCATCGTGGCCACCGGCCGCTCGGACTACCCGAACCAGGTCAACAACGTCCTGTGCTTTCCCTACATCTTCCGCGGCGCGCTCGATTGCGGCGCCACCAAGATCACCGAGGACATGAAGCTGGCGTGCGTGCGCGAGATCGCTGACCTGGCCAAGGCGGACATCAGCGAGGAGGTGTCCAACGCCTATGCCGGCCGGGAGTTGTCCTTCGGCGCCGACTACATCATCCCGACGCCGTTCGACTCCCGGCTGATCCTGCGCATCGCGCCCGCGGTGGCCAAGGCGGCGGTGGCATCGGGCGTGGCCACGCGCCCGATCGCCGACTACGAGGCCTATCGGCAGAACCTCACCCGTTTCGTCTACCAGACCGGGATGATCATGCGTCCCGTGTTCGTCGCCGCACGCGCCGCGTCCAAGCGCCGGGTGGTCTTCGCCGAAGGCGAGGACGAGCGCGTGCTGCGCGCCACGCAGCTGTCGCTGGACGAGCGCATCGCCACGCCGATCCTGATCGGCCGCCCCGCGGTGATCGAGACACGGATCGCCAAGGCCGGCCTGCACATGCGCCTGGGCACGGACGTGGAGTGCGTCAATCCGGAAAGCGATGTGCGGTTCCGCCAGTACTGGGAGGCCTATCACCGGCTGATGGGCCGCAACGGCGTCACGCCGGAGGCCGCGAAGGCCGCCGTCCGGCGCTCCAACACCCTCATCGGCTGCCTGGCCCTCCACCTGGGCGATGCGGACGCCATGCTGTGCGGGATGGTCGGCCGCTTCGATCACCACCTCTCGCATGTGCAGGATGTCGTCGGCCGCGTGCCGGGGGCGCCGGGGTTCGCGACGCTCAATGGGCTGATGCTGCCGAACCGGACGCTGTTCATCGCGGACACCTACGTCAACGAGGACCCGGATGCGGAACTGCTGGCGCACACCGCGCTCATGGCGGCCACCGAGGTGCAGCGCTTCGGCCTGCCGCCCAAGGTCGCCTTCCTCTCGCACAGCAACTATGGCTCGTCGACCCGGGGCTCCGCGCTGAAGATGCGGCAGGCACGGAACATCTTCCGCCAGCTGGCCCCGCAGATCGAGTGCGACGGCGAGATGCAGGGCGATGCCGCGTTGTCCGAGAGCCTGCGGCAGGCGACCCTGATGGAGACCACGCTGTCGGGCGAGGCCAACCTGCTGGTGTGTCCGGACCTGGACTCGGCCAATATCCTCTTCAACGTGCTGAAGATGTGCGGCGGGCAGGGCATCACCATCGGGCCCATGCTGCTCGGCGTGCGCTCGCCGGTCCATGTGCTCACCCCCTCGGCCACCGTCAGGCGCATCCTGAACATGACCGCGCTGGTGGCGGCCAGCGCGGCCCGGGGCGGTTAG
- a CDS encoding DUF3079 domain-containing protein codes for MVASKKFPIHPAHPERNCWGCDRYCPSTSLACGNGSERTQHPSELFGDDWAEWGLDPFTPPQAQAAEKEPAGSAARAAGSAP; via the coding sequence ATGGTGGCGAGCAAGAAATTCCCCATCCACCCGGCACATCCCGAGCGCAACTGCTGGGGTTGCGACCGCTACTGCCCGTCGACCTCGCTGGCCTGCGGCAACGGCTCGGAGCGAACCCAGCATCCCAGCGAACTGTTCGGCGACGACTGGGCCGAGTGGGGACTCGACCCGTTCACGCCGCCGCAAGCGCAGGCGGCCGAGAAGGAGCCCGCCGGTAGCGCCGCTAGAGCTGCTGGATCAGCGCCATGA
- a CDS encoding VOC family protein translates to MAKPRALLPVVLLEGGNPAAAFFQSSNEWEKSMLQEFPMYAYIPAKDLARARQFYETKLGLKPKEEVNGGVVYEFSRGTACFLYPTPNAGTSKASQAFWSVDDVDRLIEALKAKGVVFEDYDLPGEKSKAGAISAGGAKAAWFKDSEGNIMALIQQL, encoded by the coding sequence ATGGCGAAACCGCGTGCCCTGTTGCCGGTCGTACTTCTTGAGGGCGGCAATCCGGCCGCCGCTTTTTTTCAATCGAGCAACGAATGGGAGAAGTCGATGCTGCAGGAATTTCCCATGTACGCCTACATCCCGGCCAAGGACCTGGCCCGGGCGCGGCAGTTCTACGAAACGAAGCTGGGCCTCAAGCCCAAGGAGGAGGTCAACGGGGGCGTGGTCTACGAGTTCAGCCGGGGCACGGCGTGCTTCCTGTACCCGACGCCCAATGCGGGCACCTCGAAGGCGAGCCAGGCCTTCTGGAGCGTCGACGACGTCGACCGTTTGATCGAGGCGCTCAAGGCCAAGGGCGTGGTCTTCGAGGACTACGACCTTCCCGGGGAGAAGAGCAAGGCGGGCGCCATCTCCGCCGGCGGCGCCAAGGCCGCCTGGTTCAAGGATAGCGAGGGAAACATCATGGCGCTGATCCAGCAGCTCTAG
- a CDS encoding VWA domain-containing protein, with protein sequence MYFLWPHYLWLMLGLLLLPPAYVWLLRRRSKQALRYSSLGIVRAAAAGNWRRHVPPALLLLACAAMLLAGARPVAQVTLPWAQTTIILAMDVSLSMRVTDVQPSRMVAAQEAAKQFLRDLPKHIEVGLVTFAGSTQVAQRATLDREVLVTVIDGFQMQMGTAVGNAIVLSLAELFPDQGIDVGQLTFGDKLTRGRSIDERDEPALKPIAPVAPGSYKSAAIILLSDGRRTVGVDTLAAAKMAADRGVRIYVVGLGTPDGDGATPEGTPIYLRLDEETLREVARMTRGEYHHAGSADRLRDVYHHLGSRMQMLTRETEITALFALAAALLTLAAGMLSVLWFRRIA encoded by the coding sequence ATGTACTTTCTGTGGCCTCATTACCTCTGGCTGATGCTGGGACTGCTGCTGTTGCCGCCAGCCTATGTCTGGCTGCTGCGCCGGCGAAGCAAGCAGGCGCTGCGCTACAGCAGCCTGGGCATCGTCCGCGCGGCAGCGGCCGGCAACTGGCGGCGACACGTCCCACCGGCGCTGCTGCTGCTGGCCTGCGCGGCGATGCTGCTGGCCGGCGCTCGCCCGGTGGCGCAGGTCACGCTGCCTTGGGCGCAGACCACGATCATCCTGGCCATGGACGTGTCCCTGAGCATGCGCGTCACCGACGTGCAGCCGAGCCGGATGGTGGCGGCCCAGGAGGCGGCGAAGCAATTCCTGCGCGACCTGCCCAAGCACATTGAAGTCGGGCTCGTCACCTTTGCCGGCAGCACCCAGGTCGCGCAGCGCGCGACGCTCGACCGCGAGGTGCTGGTGACGGTCATCGACGGCTTCCAGATGCAGATGGGCACCGCCGTGGGCAACGCGATCGTGCTGAGCCTGGCCGAGTTGTTTCCCGACCAAGGCATCGACGTGGGCCAGCTGACCTTCGGCGACAAGCTGACGCGCGGCCGCAGCATCGACGAGCGGGACGAACCGGCGCTCAAGCCCATCGCGCCGGTCGCGCCGGGCTCGTACAAGTCCGCCGCCATCATTCTCCTGAGCGATGGCCGCCGCACGGTCGGAGTCGACACGCTGGCCGCAGCGAAGATGGCGGCCGACCGCGGCGTGCGCATCTACGTGGTGGGGCTGGGGACCCCCGACGGCGACGGCGCGACGCCCGAAGGCACGCCGATCTACCTTCGGCTGGACGAAGAGACGTTGCGCGAAGTGGCACGCATGACCCGAGGCGAGTACCACCATGCCGGCTCGGCGGACCGGCTGCGCGACGTCTACCATCATCTCGGCTCACGGATGCAGATGCTGACGCGCGAAACCGAGATCACGGCCTTGTTCGCCCTGGCCGCCGCGCTGCTCACCTTGGCGGCGGGAATGCTGTCGGTGCTCTGGTTCCGGCGCATCGCTTGA
- a CDS encoding SGNH/GDSL hydrolase family protein produces the protein MTKRPPRCLLAAWLWALLAAGCGGGGGDAPATAAPTPAAPTSEAPAPSAPTPAAPTPATPTAPTPVDPGPATVTGPGAAPAPSGPPMSGVSRVIVAGDSLADVGTFGIKFTVQDAASPAGFPIFPELVGAAYGLSAMCSHYMDNGASGVIARGNLPCTNFAVGGGRLLRGEGPQGIPFQLQDAAVTVGGRFGAGDLVLVNGGGNDASDLAAAYLVGVSSRSGMLAFLAFLAREVEVDALVSTAPGDASLARSANLYMEKAADVMADAVVAHALDRGATRVTVLNLPDITLTPRFSAAFEKLVQERGVDEATVIQGVVRQTVGAFNARLQSRLGSDGRVVLVDVRAAVDDQIAHAAAWGLSDAIHAACPVTSVSSAGLPEWSLPTCTSASLDAVPGTAPGWWTTWAFADGFHPTPTGHRLLAGTVTQALAAASP, from the coding sequence ATGACGAAGCGCCCACCCCGGTGCCTGCTGGCCGCTTGGCTGTGGGCGCTCCTCGCCGCCGGCTGCGGCGGCGGTGGCGGCGACGCGCCGGCTACGGCTGCGCCGACGCCCGCCGCGCCGACGTCCGAGGCACCCGCTCCTTCTGCACCGACGCCTGCCGCGCCCACCCCGGCGACCCCGACAGCGCCCACCCCGGTGGATCCTGGCCCGGCGACGGTGACCGGCCCGGGCGCAGCCCCTGCTCCGTCCGGTCCCCCAATGAGCGGCGTGTCGCGCGTGATCGTGGCGGGCGACAGCCTGGCGGACGTGGGCACCTTCGGCATCAAGTTCACGGTGCAGGACGCTGCCAGCCCGGCCGGTTTTCCGATCTTTCCCGAACTGGTCGGCGCCGCCTACGGGCTGTCTGCCATGTGCAGCCACTACATGGACAACGGTGCCAGTGGCGTCATCGCCCGGGGCAACTTGCCCTGCACCAACTTTGCCGTCGGCGGTGGCCGCCTCCTGCGCGGCGAGGGCCCGCAGGGCATCCCGTTCCAGCTGCAGGATGCCGCGGTGACCGTCGGCGGCCGCTTCGGCGCGGGCGACCTGGTGCTGGTGAACGGCGGCGGCAACGACGCATCCGACCTGGCCGCGGCCTACCTGGTCGGGGTGTCGAGCCGCTCCGGCATGCTGGCCTTCCTCGCCTTCCTGGCGCGCGAGGTCGAGGTGGACGCCCTGGTGTCCACCGCGCCCGGCGACGCCAGCCTGGCCCGCAGCGCCAATCTCTACATGGAAAAGGCCGCCGACGTGATGGCCGATGCGGTCGTGGCCCACGCCCTGGACCGGGGCGCGACCCGCGTCACCGTGCTGAACCTGCCCGACATCACGCTGACCCCGCGATTCAGCGCAGCGTTCGAGAAGCTGGTGCAGGAGCGCGGCGTCGACGAGGCCACGGTCATCCAGGGCGTCGTGCGGCAGACCGTCGGCGCCTTCAACGCACGGCTGCAAAGCCGGCTCGGAAGCGATGGGCGGGTGGTGCTGGTCGATGTACGCGCGGCCGTGGACGACCAGATCGCGCATGCCGCCGCCTGGGGCCTGAGCGACGCCATCCACGCGGCCTGCCCCGTGACCAGCGTGAGCTCCGCGGGCTTGCCGGAGTGGTCGCTGCCGACCTGCACCTCCGCGTCGCTGGATGCCGTGCCGGGCACCGCCCCCGGCTGGTGGACGACGTGGGCCTTCGCCGATGGCTTCCATCCCACGCCCACGGGCCACCGCCTGCTTGCCGGCACCGTCACCCAGGCGCTGGCCGCGGCAAGCCCCTGA
- a CDS encoding pseudouridine synthase: MLPVIHSDADLVAIDKPAGLLVHPSRLDAHEERTALQLLQAQLGERLFPLHRLDKGTSGVLLFARTPDAARQWGGAFDRGEVRKRYLALVRGWPAESGRIDYPLARDPELPSSGQARVEAVTQFRRLACFEWPFSVDGRHPVSRYALVDVNPLTGRRHQIRRHFKHIGHPLVGDATHGKGAHNRAVAAFLGTQRLWLHALSLVLPGGLRIEAACGPEWNGLGPPTAGAHTAE; encoded by the coding sequence ATGCTGCCGGTCATTCACTCGGACGCCGACCTGGTCGCGATCGACAAGCCTGCCGGCCTGCTGGTGCATCCGAGCCGGCTCGATGCGCACGAGGAGCGAACCGCGCTGCAGTTGCTGCAGGCCCAGCTCGGCGAGCGGCTGTTCCCGCTGCACCGGCTGGACAAAGGGACGAGCGGGGTGCTGCTGTTCGCGCGAACGCCCGACGCGGCGCGGCAGTGGGGTGGCGCGTTCGATCGCGGCGAGGTCCGCAAGCGCTACCTCGCCCTGGTGCGCGGCTGGCCCGCCGAGTCCGGGCGCATCGACTATCCGCTGGCGCGCGACCCGGAGCTGCCGTCGTCCGGCCAGGCGCGCGTGGAAGCCGTGACGCAGTTTCGCCGGCTGGCCTGTTTCGAGTGGCCCTTCAGTGTCGACGGCCGCCATCCGGTCAGCCGCTATGCCCTGGTCGACGTGAACCCGCTGACCGGCCGGCGTCACCAGATCCGCCGGCACTTCAAGCACATCGGGCATCCGCTGGTGGGCGATGCGACGCATGGCAAGGGCGCGCACAACCGCGCGGTGGCGGCCTTCCTCGGCACGCAGCGTCTCTGGCTGCACGCCCTGAGCCTGGTCCTGCCGGGAGGGCTGCGGATCGAGGCGGCATGCGGGCCGGAATGGAATGGCCTCGGCCCGCCCACAGCGGGCGCTCACACTGCCGAGTGA
- a CDS encoding BMP family ABC transporter substrate-binding protein, translating into MDLKKRSMLKLGTLSALAAAAAVVGCSKTEAPAPTAAAPAASAAAPAPKAEPLKVAFAYVGPVGDGGWTFAHDNGRKAVEKEFGDKIKTSFVENVPESADAERVLRDMVGQGNKLVFGTTFGYMEPMLKVAKDHADVKFEHATGYKSAENLRAYDSRTYEGAYMAGVVAGKMTKTNTLGVVGSIPIPEVVRNINSFTLGAQSVNPKVKTKVVWVGDWFNPPKETEAATSLINGGADVLMQNTDSSAVLQTAEKMGKRAFGWDSDMSSYGPKAHLGSAVINWAPYYVSTVREALEGKWKTSPTKLWWGVKEGAIDFVSPAADVPDETKKRLDEIKAGLKDGSFVIWKGPIADNAGKEVLAKDKAADDAFLGGINFYVKGVEGKVPGGDKK; encoded by the coding sequence ATGGACCTGAAGAAACGCTCGATGCTCAAGCTGGGCACCCTGTCGGCGCTGGCCGCCGCGGCGGCCGTTGTCGGCTGCAGCAAGACCGAGGCACCCGCACCCACCGCCGCCGCTCCCGCGGCCTCCGCGGCCGCGCCTGCGCCCAAGGCCGAACCGCTGAAGGTGGCGTTCGCCTACGTGGGCCCGGTCGGCGACGGCGGCTGGACCTTCGCCCATGACAACGGCCGCAAGGCGGTCGAAAAGGAGTTCGGCGACAAGATCAAGACCAGCTTCGTCGAGAACGTCCCCGAGTCGGCCGACGCCGAGCGTGTGCTGCGCGACATGGTGGGCCAGGGCAACAAGCTGGTGTTCGGCACCACCTTCGGCTACATGGAGCCCATGCTCAAGGTCGCCAAGGACCACGCGGACGTCAAGTTCGAGCACGCCACCGGCTACAAGAGCGCCGAGAACCTGCGCGCCTACGACAGCCGCACCTACGAGGGTGCCTACATGGCGGGCGTGGTCGCCGGCAAGATGACCAAGACCAACACGCTGGGCGTGGTCGGTTCGATCCCGATTCCCGAGGTCGTGCGCAACATCAACAGCTTCACGCTGGGAGCGCAGTCGGTCAACCCGAAGGTCAAGACCAAGGTGGTGTGGGTCGGCGACTGGTTCAATCCGCCAAAGGAAACCGAAGCGGCCACCTCGCTGATCAACGGCGGCGCCGACGTGCTGATGCAGAACACCGACTCCTCGGCGGTGCTGCAAACGGCCGAGAAGATGGGCAAGCGCGCCTTCGGCTGGGACAGCGACATGAGCAGCTACGGCCCCAAGGCGCACCTGGGCTCGGCCGTCATCAACTGGGCACCGTACTACGTCTCCACCGTGCGTGAGGCGCTGGAAGGCAAGTGGAAGACCTCGCCCACCAAGCTCTGGTGGGGCGTGAAGGAAGGCGCGATCGACTTCGTGTCGCCCGCCGCCGACGTGCCGGACGAAACGAAGAAGAGGCTCGACGAGATCAAGGCCGGCCTGAAGGACGGCAGCTTCGTGATCTGGAAGGGCCCGATCGCCGACAACGCCGGCAAGGAAGTCCTGGCCAAGGACAAGGCGGCGGACGACGCGTTCCTCGGCGGCATCAACTTCTACGTCAAGGGCGTCGAAGGCAAGGTGCCGGGCGGCGACAAGAAGTAA